The following are encoded in a window of Gemmatimonadota bacterium genomic DNA:
- a CDS encoding N-acetylmuramoyl-L-alanine amidase: MRRALSRFSLAIVLASACTRAPAPLTTPVPASPPQAAAPVAKAAANPPAAPPAIPPVPFVDGPLAIHVVSPSRTELMPRVDSTFIFGSVGSGAARLTINGVPVTVHPNGAFLAYLPLPKGDAPAYDLNAVRGTDSVAQHLPIRLRAAPMPLPDTGRLVVDAASVAPAGVLALRGDELVRVSLRAPANASVNLRTADGNSVVMRHGTGVTWSADVPALEFARAGTVVVRRGRDSLTVRTGAVTVSDALPRRWGELVAASDAAGSDTDRVVVLKPVAGGTYKWFIVPGTVVEITGQRGDQLRVRLDSQLEAWVGDKEIKSLPEGTPVPRRVAGNARVTTGDGWSDLRIPMGERPAHQVTPQRDALVLTLYGTVANTDIVNLATADPAIRDVTWEQVASDRARFTVHLRGAPYGYLVFWDRNALVVRVRHTPRVNAARPLQGRTIAVDAGHPPAGSTGPTGLYEGDATLRVAEQLKPMLEALGATVLMTRTTRAPVALAERPVMARRANADAFVSIHLNAYAEGANPFRTTGTGTFFFVDQSEPLARAIQRGLVRHMGLRDLGINYDNLAVVRGTWMPSVLCEGLFVIIPEHEAALRTVAFQQRYARGIADGLLEYFGTLGVDR; this comes from the coding sequence ATGCGCCGTGCTCTGTCACGCTTCTCATTGGCGATCGTGTTGGCGTCCGCGTGTACGCGCGCGCCGGCTCCGCTGACTACGCCTGTTCCGGCCTCGCCTCCGCAGGCCGCGGCGCCCGTCGCGAAAGCCGCGGCGAATCCGCCTGCCGCACCACCCGCCATTCCGCCCGTCCCTTTTGTGGATGGCCCGCTGGCCATTCATGTGGTGAGTCCGTCGCGCACGGAGCTTATGCCGCGCGTGGATTCCACTTTCATTTTTGGATCGGTCGGTTCGGGAGCTGCGCGCCTCACGATCAACGGTGTGCCGGTGACCGTGCACCCGAATGGCGCGTTCTTGGCGTACCTGCCGCTCCCCAAGGGCGACGCACCGGCCTACGACCTCAACGCTGTGCGCGGCACCGACAGCGTGGCGCAGCATCTCCCGATTCGCCTGCGCGCCGCGCCGATGCCGCTGCCTGATACCGGACGCCTCGTGGTGGACGCCGCGAGCGTTGCTCCTGCCGGCGTGCTCGCGCTTCGCGGCGACGAACTGGTGCGCGTGTCACTCCGTGCGCCAGCCAACGCCTCGGTAAACCTCCGCACGGCGGACGGGAACAGCGTCGTGATGCGCCACGGCACCGGCGTCACCTGGAGTGCCGACGTACCAGCGCTCGAATTCGCGCGCGCCGGCACCGTGGTCGTGCGCCGCGGGCGTGACTCTCTAACCGTGCGAACGGGAGCTGTGACGGTGAGCGATGCGCTACCGCGCCGGTGGGGTGAACTGGTTGCCGCGAGTGACGCCGCCGGCAGCGACACCGATCGCGTGGTGGTGCTCAAGCCAGTCGCCGGTGGTACCTACAAATGGTTTATCGTGCCCGGCACCGTGGTAGAAATCACCGGACAGCGCGGTGACCAACTCCGCGTGCGCCTCGACTCGCAGCTCGAAGCCTGGGTGGGCGACAAAGAAATCAAATCGCTCCCCGAGGGCACGCCGGTGCCGCGTCGCGTGGCCGGCAATGCGCGCGTGACCACCGGCGACGGCTGGAGCGACCTCCGCATTCCCATGGGCGAACGCCCCGCGCATCAGGTAACACCGCAGCGCGACGCGCTCGTGCTCACGCTCTACGGCACCGTTGCCAATACTGACATTGTCAATCTCGCCACCGCCGACCCCGCTATTCGCGACGTGACGTGGGAGCAAGTCGCCAGCGATCGTGCGCGCTTTACGGTGCATCTGCGCGGCGCGCCCTATGGCTACCTCGTGTTCTGGGATCGCAATGCGCTCGTCGTTCGCGTGCGCCACACGCCGCGCGTGAATGCCGCGCGCCCGCTACAGGGCCGCACCATTGCCGTGGACGCGGGCCATCCGCCAGCGGGCTCCACCGGTCCCACCGGCTTATACGAAGGTGACGCCACGCTCCGCGTAGCCGAGCAACTCAAGCCGATGCTCGAAGCCCTTGGCGCCACCGTGCTGATGACGCGCACCACGCGCGCACCCGTGGCACTCGCCGAACGCCCCGTGATGGCGCGCCGCGCCAACGCCGATGCCTTTGTGAGCATTCACCTGAATGCGTATGCCGAAGGGGCGAATCCATTTCGCACCACCGGCACCGGCACCTTCTTTTTTGTGGATCAGTCCGAGCCACTCGCGCGCGCCATTCAGCGCGGGCTCGTGCGTCACATGGGACTCCGCGACCTCGGCATCAACTACGACAACCTCGCCGTGGTACGCGGCACCTGGATGCCCTCGGTACTGTGCGAAGGATTGTTTGTGATCATTCCGGAACACGAGGCCGCGTTGCGCACCGTGGCATTTCAGCAACGCTACGCGCGCGGCATTGCCGACGGACTCCTCGAATACTTTGGCACGTTAGGAGTTGACCGATGA